A window of Streptomyces sp. NBC_01142 genomic DNA:
CGGACTTGCCGCACTCGCAGCCCTCGCGTTCGCCGCGCTCACGACGGCGAGCGCCACACTCCCCGCCCCTACCCGGGCCTCCGCGGGGCCGGTGGCCACGACCAAGGAATCGGGGCTCGGCCCGTGCCGTATCGCCTCCACCGTCGGGGTCCAGATGTCGGAGGGCATGCCCACCCCGCCCGGCTACACGCCCTCCATAGGCGAGGTCCGCGCCCTCAATCTGATGATCGACTTCCCGGACGCGGCCGGCCCGGGACGAGCGCTCGACCGGCTCGCCGAGTTCTTCCCGCAGACCTCCGACTGGTTCAGGACGAGTTCGTACGGACGCCTCAGCTACCACCCACACGCGCCGATCACCGACTGGCTGCGGATGCCGATGCCGTTCGCGGCGTACGGGATAGAGCGCGGGTCACCCTATGAACCGGGCTACCGCCGGCTGGTCCAGGACATCGTGACCGCCGCCGACCCGAAGGTGGACTTCAGCACCTACGACCTGGTGAACATCCTGGTCACGCCCAATGCCGGGCCCTCCGCACTGGACACCGTGTTGTCGGTGACCTTCTCCGGCAACGGCGAGGCTCCCCTCGCGGACGGCGTGCCGCTCGCGAACGCGTCCTTCGTCTACAGCCGCCAGGACGACGGCTCGGGGTCGTACGCCGAGACGGGCTTCCGCGTCCTGCCCCATGAGAACGGCCATGTCTTCGGCCTGCCCGACCTCTACACCACCGAGGGCGGCGGCTCGGTCGGCCACTGGGACATCATGTCCGAGGACTGGGGGGCCAACAACGACCTGCTGGGCTGGCACAAATGGAAGCTGGGCTGGCTGGACAACAACCAGGTCGGCTGCGCGTCCGTGCCCGGCATCACCGAGTACGCACTGACTCCGCTGGCCACCCCGGGCGGTTCCAAGATGGCGATCGTGCCGCTGAGCCAGGAATCGGGCTACGCGGTGGAGGTACGGACCCGGGCGGGCAACGACGACGCCGTGTGCGAGCCGGGCGTACTGATCTACCGCGTGCAGTCGGACGTGGACACCGGGCAGGGACCGGTGACGGTCTCGGACAGCGACCAGGACAGCGGTGGCTGCACCCGGCGGCCCAATGTGCACGCGGAACTCTCCGATGCCCCGTACGGGCCTGGCGAGTCCTTCACCGACCGGGAGAACGGCATACGTATCGCGGTGATCCGCGAGGACGAGGGCGGCGGCTACCGGGTGCGCGTCACCCGTTCCTGAGCACCTGCTTC
This region includes:
- a CDS encoding M6 family metalloprotease domain-containing protein → MQQTRPRIRRPGSSHSPRRITGLAALAALAFAALTTASATLPAPTRASAGPVATTKESGLGPCRIASTVGVQMSEGMPTPPGYTPSIGEVRALNLMIDFPDAAGPGRALDRLAEFFPQTSDWFRTSSYGRLSYHPHAPITDWLRMPMPFAAYGIERGSPYEPGYRRLVQDIVTAADPKVDFSTYDLVNILVTPNAGPSALDTVLSVTFSGNGEAPLADGVPLANASFVYSRQDDGSGSYAETGFRVLPHENGHVFGLPDLYTTEGGGSVGHWDIMSEDWGANNDLLGWHKWKLGWLDNNQVGCASVPGITEYALTPLATPGGSKMAIVPLSQESGYAVEVRTRAGNDDAVCEPGVLIYRVQSDVDTGQGPVTVSDSDQDSGGCTRRPNVHAELSDAPYGPGESFTDRENGIRIAVIREDEGGGYRVRVTRS